One part of the Equus asinus isolate D_3611 breed Donkey chromosome 30, EquAss-T2T_v2, whole genome shotgun sequence genome encodes these proteins:
- the GPR37L1 gene encoding G-protein coupled receptor 37-like 1 yields MRWLWPLAVSLALGSAVGLSRVSGGPPLPLGNHGAGAQEQQSRSKRGSEDEAAKGVQQYVPQEWAEYPRPIHPAGLQPTEPWVATSPSPDKDGRPPGSGQEPRGNLTGPPGRRLQIQNPLYPVTEASYSAYSIMLLALVVFAVGIVGNLSVMCIVWHSYYLKSAWNSILASLALWDFLVLFFCLPIVIFNEITKQRLLGEVSCRAVPFMEVSSLGVTTFSLCALGIDRFHVATSTLPKVRPIERCQSILAKLAVIWVGSMTLAMPELLLWQLAQEPAPTAGTVDSCVMKPSASLPESLYSLVMTYQNARMWWYFGCYFCLPILFTVTCQLVTWRVRGPPGRKPECRAGKHEQCESQLNSTVVGLTVVYALCTLPENICNIVVAYLSTELTRQTLDLLGLINQFSIFLKGAITPVLLLCICRPLGRAFLDCCCCCCCEECGGGASEASAADGSDNKLKTEMSSSIYFHKPRESPPLLPLGTPC; encoded by the exons ATGCGGTGGCTGTGGCCGCTGGCCGTCTCCCTCGCTCTGGGGTCGGCTGTGGGGCTGAGCAGAGTCTCCGGGGGTCCACCCCTGCCCTTGGGCAACCATGGAGCCGGGGCCCAGGAGCAGCAGAGCCGGTCCAAGAGGGGCAGCGAGGATGAGGCGGCCAAAGGGGTGCAGCAGTACGTGCCCCAGGAGTGGGCTGAGTACCCGCGGCCCATCCACCCCGCCGGCCTGCAGCCCACCGAGCCCTGGGTGGccaccagccccagcccagaCAAGGACGGGCGGCCCCCGGGCAGCGGGCAGGAGCCGCGGGGCAATCTGACGGGGCCGCCGGGCCGGAGGCTGCAGATTCAGAACCCCTTGTACCCGGTGACCGAGGCCTCCTATAGTGCCTACTCCATCATGCTCCTGGCCCTGGTGGTGTTTGCCGTGGGCATCGTGGGCAACCTGTCGGTCATGTGCATCGTGTGGCACAGCTACTACCTGAAGAGCGCCTGGAACTCCATCCTCGCGAGCCTGGCCCTCTGGGACTTCCTGGTCCTCTTCTTCTGCCTCCCCATCGTCATCTTCAACGAGATCACCAAGCAGAGGCTGTTGGGCGAGGTTTCCTGCCGGGCCGTGCCCTTCATGGAG GTGTCCTCTCTGGGAGTCACGACCTTCAGCCTCTGTGCCCTAGGCATCGACCGCTTCCACGTGGCCACCAGCACCCTGCCCAAGGTTCGGCCCATCGAGCGGTGCCAGTCCATCCTGGCCAAGCTGGCTGTCATCTGGGTGGGTTCCATGACTCTGGCCATGCCCGAGCTCCTGCTGTGGCAGCTGGCACAGGAGCCTGCCCCCACGGCGGGCACTGTGGACTCCTGCGTCATGAAGCCCTCGGCCAGCCTGCCTGAGTCTCTCTACTCGCTGGTGATGACCTACCAGAACGCCCGCATGTGGTGGTACTTCGGCTGCTATTTCTGCCTGCCCATCCTCTTTACGGTCACCTGCCAGCTGGTGACGTGGCGGGTGCGGGGCCCCCCGGGGAGGAAGCCGGAGTGCCGGGCAGGCAAGCATGAGCAGTGCGAGAGCCAGCTCAACAGCACCGTGGTGGGCCTGACTGTGGTCTACGCCCTGTGCACCCTCCCCGAGAACATCTGCAACATCGTGGTGGCCTACCTCTCCACAGAGCTCACCCGCCAGACCCTGGACCTCCTGGGCCTCATCAACCAGTTCTCCATCTTCTTGAAGGGGGCCATCACCCCCGTGCTCCTCCTGTGCATCTGccggccactgggccgggcctTCCTGgactgctgttgctgctgctgctgcgagGAGTGTGGCGGCGGGGCCTCCGAGGCCTCGGCCGCCGACGGCTCGGACAACAAGCTCAAGACCGAGATGTCGTCCTCCATCTATTTCCACAAGCCTAGGGAGTCGCCCCCGCTCCTGCCCCTGGGCACGCCTTGCTGA